From the Streptomyces sp. NBC_00390 genome, the window TCGAACCGGTCGATGCCGGCGGGCACGGGGGTGTGCGTGGTGAACACGGTCCCGGCCCGTACGGCCTCCAGGGCGGCGTCGAAGTCCAGCCCGTAGGCACCCAGTTCGCGGATGCGCTCCAGGCCGAGGAAGCCGGCGTGTCCCTCGTTGGTGTGGAACACCTCCGGTTCGGGGTGGTCGGTGAGCCGGCAGTACGCCCGCACGGCCCGCACTCCTCCGATTCCGAGCAGCATCTCCTGCAGCAGGCGGTGCTCGCTGCCGCCGCCGTACAGCCGGTCGGTGACATCGCGCTCGCCGGGGCCGTTCTCCTCCACGTCGGAGTCGAGCATCAGCAGTGGTACGCGCCCGACCCGCGCGACCCAGATATGGGCGTGCAGGGAGCGCCCGCCGGGCAGGGCGAGGGACACCCGGGCGGGTGTGCCGTCGTCCTCCCTGAGCAGGCTGACCGGGAGTTCGTTGGGGTCGAGGACGGGATAGTGCTCCTGCTGCCAGCCGTCACGGGACAGGGACTGGCGGAAGTACCCGTGGCGGTACAGCAGCCCGACGCCGACCAGCGGCACGCCGAGGTCGCTGGCTGCCTTGAGGTGGTCACCGGCGAGGATGCCGAGGCCTCCGGAGTACTGCGGCAGGGCCGCGGTGACGCCGAACTCGGGTGAGAAGTAGGCGACGGCCGCGGGGAACCGTGGTGCGTCGGCGGCGGTCCGGCCACCTCCGCTGTTGGCCTGGTACCACCTGCGGCCGTGCAGATAGTCGTCCAGGTCGTCGGCCACGGTGGCCAGTCTGCGCAGAAAGCGGCGGTCTGCGGCCAGCTCGGTCAGCCGGGCGGCGGACACGGTACCGAGGAGGCGCACGGGGTCGCCCCCGCAGGACTGCCACCCCTCGGGATCGACGGTCTGGAAGAGCTCACGGGTCTCGGTGTGCCAGGACCAGCGCAGATTGCGGGCAAGGTCACTGAGCGGCCGGAGCGGTTCGGGGAGGACGGGGCGGACGGTGAATCGACGAATGGCCTTCACAGGTCACACCTTTGCAGGGGAGGTACGCATCCGAGCGGACGCACGACGGTGTGCGTCCCTTTTCCGTCCCCGACGACGGTAGTACCACCACGCCCCCCGCAACCACGGCGCGCGAATCCTCCGGGGGCGCACGCCGGGTCCCGCCCGGTCGTGGCCCACCAGGACAGGGGCCGTCGGCGGTCCGTCCCGGTGGTGGTTCACGGGGCCGGCGCTTGCCCCGGGGGTTGACCCACCACCGCCGGAAACCGCCGAACGGCTCAGCCTCTGGTCGCCGAGGACATGACCAGGGCCTGGCCGGCCACCGGCCCGGCAAGGCTCACAGAGGCCGGCGCCGTGCCGGGGGACCGTACGGGGACCCCTCGTTCACGGTCTTCCTGTCGAAGGCACCCGCGGCGGCGTACCGGGCCGCGATCTCGGCGAGCTCGGCTGCCGGGATCACATCGTGGACGTCCGTGAATCCGCCGGGTGCGCGCTGATGGGCGAGGCTGATGACGACCTCCGGCCCCAGCTGCCGGTTGCTGCCCTGAAGGTCGGTCATGGGTCCTCTGCGCTCGGTCTCGTAGACGGTGAGGGCCTCGGCAGGGTCGACGTGCCGGGCCATCGCATGGGCGAGGGCGCGGCCGTCGATGATCGACTGGGTGGCGCCGTTGGAGCCGACCGGATACATGGCGTGGGCGGCGTCGCCGATCAGCGTCGTACGGCCGCAGGACCAGCTCGGCAGCGGGTCCCGGTCCACCATCGGGTACTCGAACGCCGCGTCGGCGGCGAGCAGCACCTCCGGGACGCTCACCCCGCCGAACTCCCAGCCCTCGTAGTGGCGGAGGAAGGTGGTGACCGGGACGGGCCGGTTCCAGTCTCCGCGCGTGGGGTCGTCGCCCGGCTCGGCGGGCCTCACCAGCGCCCAGTTGACCAGTACCTGCCCATCCACCGGTTCGGTGAGGGGATAGACCACGGCCTTCTGCCGGTCGTCGCCCGCGATGAA encodes:
- a CDS encoding FAD-dependent monooxygenase codes for the protein MTHILIAGGGIAGLTAALALHTAGFERVTVVETTREIQPVGAGLNIMPNAVRELDALGVLDRLEARALRTRELRYYHRSGGLISREPRGLGAGYHWPQLSIHRGELQLALADAVRARLGSSALASGVRVTGVEALPDGRPRVQLEHRDGVVRGSASLEPDVLIGADGIRSTVRASLNPGEGEPPWNGLLIWRGVSRMPASRAAGFMFIAGDDRQKAVVYPLTEPVDGQVLVNWALVRPAEPGDDPTRGDWNRPVPVTTFLRHYEGWEFGGVSVPEVLLAADAAFEYPMVDRDPLPSWSCGRTTLIGDAAHAMYPVGSNGATQSIIDGRALAHAMARHVDPAEALTVYETERRGPMTDLQGSNRQLGPEVVISLAHQRAPGGFTDVHDVIPAAELAEIAARYAAAGAFDRKTVNEGSPYGPPARRRPL